The Vibrio gigantis genome contains a region encoding:
- a CDS encoding TnsD family Tn7-like transposition protein: MVEILLNSKISSISPAQWTLYYQRLARDAGMMIGSRVDHKAISDSVRRYWSDEWLNQQGLALCGANTWLVAIFRKHRRVFSYL; this comes from the coding sequence ATGGTAGAGATCTTACTCAACTCGAAAATAAGTTCGATTTCACCTGCGCAATGGACGCTCTATTATCAGAGGCTTGCAAGAGATGCAGGAATGATGATTGGTTCAAGAGTAGACCATAAAGCAATTTCGGATTCCGTGCGCAGATATTGGTCAGATGAATGGTTGAACCAACAAGGCTTAGCACTTTGTGGGGCAAATACATGGTTAGTCGCAATCTTCAGAAAACATCGAAGGGTATTCAGCTATCTGTAA
- a CDS encoding TrbC family F-type conjugative pilus assembly protein codes for MHFSKAHNVLLLTSFIATYALANGQLTQEDLDNVQRSNDIISNAHEVEGTQAVLDASNLNPKMMKELKQMADHAKLLNSTISDQSDSLIEYRTDDTPDINFRALQDVIDDNQTQYQANSIVNEGQPKPLAFDPSTLTIDNLDSISIEQPNPSSPSQKVDNKYDDEEANTVFWIFVSSSMPDHQMKEVLELAAEWGGRVVFNGLRPGDVGVPDMIKGLWQLKVKLANAQDDIRTHAENPDKLKRINKAAVYMDPMAFERFNIEQVPTMVYERKLSDNTKLVGKVKGLISASYLQNETESAAANPDYDGSEVFLGEMGSIFPIAEKSFIEESKNRMRAVDWETEQKQAIARHWHNRSFHTLPPAAKDREFDFDPTVIATADVKAVNGLILAKKGELINPLKPLKNHDIVPAHLTMFIFDATDEQEVEFVKYMSLNESRGKVKLISTRIDKDRGFDHISELNKKFTYDVTILTKEVIDRFDLEVTPTRLISTDKGMFQINEYSAQTVTQVNLQVADGGQPTPFNQSKTN; via the coding sequence ATGCATTTCTCTAAGGCACACAACGTCTTGTTACTAACTTCATTCATTGCGACTTACGCGTTGGCTAACGGACAACTCACTCAAGAAGATCTGGACAATGTACAACGAAGTAACGACATCATATCCAACGCCCATGAAGTTGAAGGTACTCAAGCAGTTTTAGATGCAAGTAACTTGAACCCTAAAATGATGAAAGAACTGAAACAAATGGCGGATCACGCCAAGTTGTTGAACAGTACTATTTCTGACCAATCGGACTCTCTTATCGAATATCGCACGGACGATACGCCAGATATCAATTTCAGAGCCCTTCAAGATGTTATCGATGATAACCAAACTCAGTATCAAGCCAATTCCATTGTCAATGAAGGACAACCAAAACCCTTAGCATTCGATCCCTCCACATTGACAATTGATAATCTCGATTCGATAAGCATTGAGCAGCCTAACCCTTCGTCTCCAAGTCAAAAAGTAGACAACAAATACGACGATGAAGAAGCGAACACTGTTTTTTGGATATTCGTGTCGAGTTCAATGCCTGATCACCAAATGAAAGAGGTGCTAGAGCTCGCTGCAGAGTGGGGAGGCCGTGTTGTGTTTAACGGCTTACGACCTGGCGACGTGGGCGTACCAGATATGATTAAAGGTTTGTGGCAATTAAAGGTCAAACTGGCTAATGCTCAAGATGACATACGCACGCATGCCGAGAACCCAGACAAACTGAAACGAATCAATAAAGCCGCTGTTTACATGGATCCAATGGCATTCGAGCGTTTCAACATTGAACAAGTTCCAACGATGGTTTATGAGCGCAAATTATCCGATAACACAAAACTCGTCGGGAAAGTGAAAGGTCTAATCAGCGCAAGCTACTTACAGAACGAGACGGAAAGCGCGGCAGCAAACCCTGATTATGACGGCTCCGAGGTATTCCTTGGTGAAATGGGGTCCATATTTCCTATCGCAGAAAAAAGCTTCATTGAAGAGTCAAAAAATAGAATGAGGGCCGTGGATTGGGAAACGGAACAAAAACAAGCAATAGCACGCCATTGGCATAACCGCAGTTTTCATACTCTTCCACCAGCCGCGAAAGACCGTGAGTTCGACTTTGACCCAACAGTAATAGCCACTGCTGATGTGAAAGCGGTGAATGGTCTTATTCTGGCCAAGAAAGGAGAGTTAATAAATCCCCTCAAGCCGCTTAAAAACCACGACATAGTACCTGCACATTTAACCATGTTTATCTTTGATGCGACCGACGAACAGGAAGTGGAGTTTGTAAAGTACATGTCTCTCAATGAATCTCGCGGGAAAGTGAAACTCATTTCTACACGTATCGACAAGGATAGGGGGTTTGACCACATATCTGAGTTAAATAAGAAGTTCACCTATGACGTGACCATCCTGACTAAAGAAGTCATCGATCGATTTGATTTGGAAGTGACCCCGACTCGGTTAATTAGTACCGATAAGGGTATGTTCCAGATAAATGAGTATTCAGCGCAAACAGTCACTCAGGTCAACCTACAAGTGGCTGACGGTGGCCAACCTACACCGTTCAATCAATCCAAAACAAACTAG
- a CDS encoding Mu transposase C-terminal domain-containing protein, translated as MYETLEFIWLISLDDESAWPILMPISELHELIAAQTIECISEPFTFSHVEPGGAQALKRDEAYTLLKILLKDHSELFDKTSRNRLIRNAVEVTGKPRIYFIRQLRRYWQRGMTPNALLPDYHKSGGKGKFRRDVGNKLGRKRTTAEGVGAIITDDVAEIFSLAIDGFFLQNDKFSIKDAKDKAIGLYKSRYPDSDKTSIPTLRQFRYFYESNYKKHDVVRRRTPSKAYDKDIRALTSTSAFMNIGPGGRYEIDATIADLYLVSEKDPNKIIGRPVVYVVKDVFSRMVTGLYVGLENPSWVAAMMAMSNAFLDKTEYCRSYGIEIDSSMWPSIGIPASIMADKGELLHRQADVLVNAFNIQLSNSRSYRGDDKGGVERYFNTLQTKFRPYVGGIVEPVNGKKRLGRRYELDAELTLHAFTETVIHIIINYNTRHVVKDYDFAEDMPNDLPAVPIQLWNWGIKNRTGKLRPCSKEMVEVNLLPTEKGTVSEVGIGFKGLKYTCREAMAEGWFDRFKQTRPKKVEVAFDPRRTDVIYLRPDNSYQSYWICELSDRSRRYKGMSFVDAAGILKSSKVAEASANQAKDFEAPDLQETMENIAKRERGKKANTPKLKDSQRLAGIKGNRDEEREFERDNTAVNLKPESRQSTAEVIEIETGHNSESIEYPSLDDFLGDDDD; from the coding sequence GTGTACGAAACGTTAGAGTTCATCTGGCTGATCAGTCTCGATGATGAATCGGCTTGGCCCATACTTATGCCAATCTCTGAGCTACATGAACTTATCGCAGCACAAACGATAGAGTGCATCAGTGAACCTTTTACTTTCTCTCATGTTGAGCCCGGCGGTGCACAAGCTCTCAAGCGAGATGAAGCCTATACGCTGCTTAAAATTCTACTAAAAGACCACAGTGAATTATTTGATAAGACGTCGCGAAACCGTCTAATTAGAAACGCAGTTGAAGTGACAGGAAAACCCCGGATTTACTTCATTCGTCAACTTCGTCGATATTGGCAAAGAGGGATGACGCCAAATGCATTACTGCCTGACTATCATAAGTCAGGTGGGAAAGGTAAATTTAGGCGTGACGTGGGCAATAAGCTCGGGCGGAAGCGAACAACTGCCGAGGGCGTAGGTGCCATCATTACCGATGATGTCGCAGAAATTTTCAGTCTAGCAATTGATGGCTTCTTTCTTCAAAACGATAAGTTCTCTATCAAAGACGCCAAAGATAAAGCAATTGGCTTGTATAAATCAAGATATCCCGACTCTGATAAGACTTCCATACCGACTCTTCGTCAATTCCGCTATTTCTATGAATCTAACTACAAGAAACATGATGTAGTAAGACGAAGAACGCCATCCAAAGCATACGACAAGGATATTAGAGCGCTAACAAGCACATCAGCCTTTATGAATATCGGACCTGGAGGGCGGTATGAGATTGATGCAACGATTGCGGATCTCTATTTAGTTTCTGAGAAAGACCCGAATAAAATCATCGGTAGGCCAGTGGTTTACGTGGTTAAAGATGTTTTTAGTCGCATGGTTACTGGGCTTTATGTTGGTTTAGAAAATCCATCATGGGTTGCGGCTATGATGGCCATGTCTAACGCCTTTCTTGATAAAACGGAGTATTGTCGGAGCTATGGAATAGAAATCGATTCTTCTATGTGGCCTTCTATTGGTATTCCTGCGTCTATCATGGCGGATAAAGGTGAGCTTTTGCATAGGCAAGCTGACGTTCTCGTTAATGCCTTTAACATCCAATTAAGTAACTCGCGTTCCTACAGAGGGGATGATAAAGGCGGTGTGGAGCGCTATTTCAATACTCTTCAAACAAAATTCAGACCCTATGTCGGTGGTATTGTTGAGCCAGTCAACGGCAAGAAGCGCTTAGGACGCAGATATGAGCTAGACGCAGAATTAACCTTGCATGCATTCACTGAGACAGTGATTCACATCATTATCAACTACAACACTAGGCACGTAGTTAAAGATTATGATTTTGCCGAAGATATGCCTAATGACTTACCCGCAGTCCCCATTCAGCTTTGGAACTGGGGAATCAAAAATCGCACCGGTAAGTTAAGACCATGCAGTAAAGAGATGGTTGAAGTGAACTTGTTACCCACTGAAAAAGGGACAGTGTCTGAGGTCGGTATTGGTTTCAAAGGACTGAAATACACTTGCCGTGAAGCAATGGCTGAAGGTTGGTTTGACCGATTTAAGCAGACAAGACCAAAGAAAGTTGAGGTGGCCTTTGACCCGCGTCGAACCGATGTTATTTATCTGAGACCCGACAACAGTTATCAATCCTATTGGATATGTGAGCTTTCAGATCGTAGCCGTCGATACAAGGGAATGAGTTTCGTGGATGCTGCGGGTATTCTCAAGTCTTCTAAAGTTGCAGAGGCTTCAGCGAATCAAGCTAAGGATTTTGAGGCTCCTGACCTACAGGAAACGATGGAGAATATCGCCAAACGAGAGCGTGGTAAAAAGGCAAACACACCTAAATTAAAGGACTCACAAAGATTGGCCGGAATTAAGGGGAATCGAGATGAGGAGCGAGAATTTGAGCGAGATAATACCGCTGTTAACCTAAAGCCTGAGTCGAGGCAAAGTACTGCTGAAGTCATTGAGATTGAAACGGGGCACAATTCGGAAAGCATTGAATACCCGTCACTGGATGATTTTTTAGGAGATGACGATGATTAA
- a CDS encoding TnsA endonuclease N-terminal domain-containing protein, translating to MSDADKPLNKKDQKRLDEKRGEGTGKDYVPFIKVGEFSSSGESVCVKSATVGRVHHLFSGNELAAFLVFDWCEEVIDIREQFPIPLADSLIICRQLGIRHPQEKGELKIVTTDLIIDFVDGSQLVIPVKPALELDDKRIVEKLQIEKAYWEAKKVPYLIFTDQEVSNELKMNLKWIKPLIDLDTEVEYPFSKQDVIDLAARLAKQPKAYVARYCAKLDDQYQLEEGTHIGIFRYGIANQYLKA from the coding sequence ATGTCAGATGCAGATAAGCCACTCAATAAGAAAGACCAAAAGCGTTTAGATGAAAAACGAGGCGAAGGGACGGGGAAGGACTATGTACCTTTTATTAAAGTCGGAGAGTTCAGCAGTTCTGGCGAAAGTGTATGTGTCAAAAGTGCCACTGTTGGCCGAGTTCATCACTTATTCTCTGGAAATGAGCTTGCCGCATTTTTGGTGTTCGATTGGTGTGAAGAGGTCATCGACATTCGAGAGCAGTTTCCTATTCCTCTTGCTGACTCTTTGATTATCTGCCGCCAACTAGGTATTCGTCACCCTCAAGAAAAGGGCGAGCTTAAAATAGTGACAACGGACTTAATCATCGATTTTGTTGATGGTTCCCAGTTAGTGATCCCCGTAAAGCCAGCTCTAGAGCTTGATGACAAGCGCATTGTCGAAAAGCTTCAAATAGAGAAAGCGTACTGGGAAGCAAAAAAAGTACCCTATCTCATTTTTACCGATCAAGAAGTCTCCAACGAACTCAAAATGAACCTGAAGTGGATAAAACCACTTATCGACTTAGATACTGAAGTCGAATACCCATTCTCAAAGCAAGATGTCATTGATCTTGCCGCTAGGTTAGCGAAGCAACCCAAAGCTTATGTAGCCCGATATTGTGCAAAATTGGATGATCAATACCAATTAGAGGAAGGGACTCACATCGGAATATTTCGCTATGGTATCGCCAATCAATATTTAAAAGCATGA
- a CDS encoding ATP-binding protein translates to MIKIHHAEYADPEIEDYRNQPLINALPLLNSPQNTVKELNRYPKVRDSEKTLPGYIRRHAMMRILDGFLYPTKAHLQLEQMISGMIRRGYLGRNIASSDYQRNLLDVDNVDFSAASRNAGSAALATTVIGCSGTGKTTAVQAILDSYKHQAIYHPDYQHTQLVWLKIDCPHDGSAKSLCIHFFRAVDDAIGSDYELLYVKSRSSAESMLGDIARVCALHSIGILVRRAPAVRPNY, encoded by the coding sequence ATGATTAAGATTCACCATGCGGAATACGCAGATCCTGAAATCGAAGATTACCGAAATCAGCCTTTGATCAATGCACTACCTTTATTGAACTCACCTCAGAATACGGTAAAAGAGTTAAATCGTTACCCCAAAGTGCGAGACTCGGAAAAAACCTTACCTGGATACATCCGTCGCCATGCAATGATGCGAATACTTGATGGTTTTCTGTACCCGACAAAAGCTCACCTGCAACTGGAACAGATGATTTCAGGGATGATTCGCCGAGGATACCTTGGTCGAAATATCGCATCGAGTGACTATCAGCGTAACCTGTTAGATGTTGATAACGTCGATTTTTCCGCAGCATCGAGAAATGCGGGTAGTGCTGCGTTGGCAACGACGGTCATTGGCTGTTCTGGAACAGGTAAAACTACTGCCGTTCAAGCGATTTTAGATTCATATAAGCATCAAGCCATTTATCACCCAGATTATCAGCATACTCAGTTGGTATGGCTAAAGATTGATTGCCCTCATGATGGTTCAGCAAAGAGCCTATGTATCCACTTTTTCCGTGCGGTAGACGACGCGATTGGAAGCGACTACGAACTGCTCTATGTAAAGTCTAGGTCATCAGCAGAATCTATGTTGGGTGACATAGCCAGAGTATGCGCCCTTCATTCTATTGGTATCTTAGTGCGGCGCGCTCCGGCGGTGCGACCAAATTACTGA
- a CDS encoding TraU family protein → MIRFFLIGLMSTMISMASLYSVAADNDKAGDLCPDANILSTVIDGMCWSCLLPIRLAGIGGDAPKGAASSKPFCMCADELGVPEWGIPLGFFQPSRIVSFSPTPYCMPSFGVRLADDNTRAGQGRTETAIDDTETSFFHYKYWVYPVMQMIEMFANADCTYDGATTLDLAYFSEADPLYQDDLLAFVMFPETVIFSNPIATSICTADCAQILAGGEVVENYFCAGCSGNLYPMTGNNQYSDDPVRGTSLLTTRLMATLHRRGQAQLTMGNHMIQDSCEPNYAPMLPKTQYRSSMLYPVREASSQPKGGGGSSIPLSTGCCHKLGDSVLKWGNGRLVPGREAFVYLMYSWNDCCLR, encoded by the coding sequence ATGATTAGGTTCTTTTTGATTGGTTTGATGTCCACAATGATAAGCATGGCGAGCTTATATTCTGTGGCTGCGGATAACGACAAAGCAGGCGACTTATGTCCCGATGCCAACATCTTGAGTACAGTCATCGACGGTATGTGTTGGAGCTGTTTACTTCCAATTCGACTAGCCGGTATTGGTGGGGACGCGCCTAAAGGTGCCGCTTCGAGCAAGCCTTTTTGCATGTGTGCTGATGAGCTAGGTGTCCCTGAATGGGGTATACCGCTCGGATTCTTCCAACCATCAAGGATCGTATCTTTTTCACCAACGCCATACTGCATGCCTTCATTCGGTGTTCGTTTGGCAGACGATAATACCCGTGCTGGACAAGGCCGAACAGAAACAGCGATTGACGATACAGAAACTTCTTTTTTTCACTATAAATATTGGGTTTACCCAGTAATGCAAATGATTGAAATGTTTGCCAATGCGGATTGTACCTATGATGGGGCGACAACATTGGATTTGGCGTACTTTTCCGAAGCCGACCCGTTGTATCAAGATGATTTGTTGGCGTTCGTGATGTTTCCGGAAACCGTTATCTTTTCGAACCCAATAGCGACGTCTATCTGTACAGCCGATTGCGCTCAAATACTGGCTGGTGGAGAGGTAGTTGAAAACTATTTTTGCGCTGGGTGTTCAGGGAACCTTTACCCAATGACTGGTAATAATCAGTACAGTGACGATCCGGTACGTGGCACTTCGTTGTTAACCACGCGTTTGATGGCCACTCTACACCGACGTGGGCAAGCACAGCTGACAATGGGTAATCATATGATTCAAGACAGTTGTGAACCGAACTACGCGCCAATGTTGCCAAAAACACAATATCGTTCATCCATGCTTTACCCAGTAAGAGAGGCGAGCTCGCAACCTAAAGGTGGGGGAGGATCTTCAATTCCACTATCAACAGGTTGTTGTCATAAACTCGGTGACAGCGTTCTTAAGTGGGGGAACGGGCGATTGGTCCCTGGTCGGGAAGCGTTCGTTTATCTTATGTATTCTTGGAATGATTGCTGCTTAAGGTAA
- a CDS encoding TniQ family protein has product MLTYFPVAQKDELLTSIIARFIQQMGIKDDKIALDILFGNRMIVPSPFLQGHIAQLLDHIGHVWEVNPKQIVARYTSLPLFKPFVESHRYKALQANLIHSRVNPCMSRAGIPASVIEWPTTYKICPLCWQEQSKNLGFTYWQRLFQVPGVNACPLHQSILIDTYRFTLHTGISLLMRVAINAKHVFLRPLTLAT; this is encoded by the coding sequence ATGTTGACCTATTTTCCAGTCGCTCAGAAAGATGAGTTGCTCACTAGTATTATTGCTCGGTTTATCCAGCAAATGGGAATCAAAGATGACAAGATCGCATTAGACATTCTCTTTGGCAATAGAATGATCGTTCCTTCGCCTTTTCTACAAGGTCATATCGCGCAGCTTTTGGATCATATCGGTCACGTATGGGAAGTGAACCCTAAGCAAATCGTAGCGCGCTATACGTCCCTTCCGTTGTTTAAACCCTTCGTTGAGTCACACCGCTATAAAGCGTTGCAAGCCAATTTAATTCATAGTCGAGTGAACCCCTGTATGTCTCGCGCAGGTATTCCAGCTTCGGTTATCGAGTGGCCTACGACGTACAAGATTTGCCCTCTATGTTGGCAAGAACAAAGTAAGAACCTTGGTTTTACCTACTGGCAGCGATTGTTTCAGGTGCCTGGCGTTAACGCGTGCCCGCTTCATCAGAGCATTCTCATAGATACATACCGATTCACTCTACACACAGGCATCAGTTTGTTGATGCGAGTAGCTATCAATGCCAAACACGTTTTTCTGAGGCCGCTAACGCTTGCGACCTGA
- a CDS encoding S26 family signal peptidase: protein MNITQYTYIKIFGTLVGLVLAVLLLSGRYQISLVPTALGCLPIKAAVIDSKNHFPKRGQLMSFLSLNAQPYFAHGTNFLKIAAGVAGDTVTFDLDGVTVTTKDGEVIRYAADARRMINYAQIDFDTLNKTFVVPEGQYFALGTLPTSFDSRYWGLVEHSQIIGVGYAFL, encoded by the coding sequence ATGAACATTACACAGTACACATATATCAAAATATTCGGCACGCTCGTTGGCTTAGTGTTGGCCGTATTGTTACTTAGTGGTCGGTATCAGATTTCATTGGTCCCAACAGCATTGGGTTGTTTACCTATCAAGGCCGCAGTCATCGACTCTAAGAATCATTTCCCCAAGCGTGGGCAACTCATGTCCTTCCTGTCGCTTAACGCACAACCTTATTTCGCACATGGCACCAATTTCTTGAAAATAGCAGCTGGTGTTGCTGGCGATACCGTGACCTTTGACTTGGATGGAGTCACCGTGACCACCAAAGATGGGGAGGTCATTCGTTATGCGGCTGATGCTCGTCGAATGATTAATTATGCCCAAATCGACTTCGATACCCTCAATAAAACTTTCGTTGTCCCTGAAGGTCAATATTTCGCTCTTGGCACGCTACCTACCTCTTTTGATTCAAGATACTGGGGTTTAGTTGAACACTCTCAAATTATCGGAGTTGGCTATGCATTTCTCTAA
- the traN gene encoding conjugal transfer protein TraN, producing MFNRILTHFSLFAFLVQIFHVSFIGVLYASTSTVTYAQNMSLDEIYGNFQTPTYSGGNATVGGNSLGNSELFGLDVERVGSEGQFDAYQAYQNENKLRESGQGVSDRFSNNTVGSESDYDAKAYNTLKLNYNDNYQKLESDDSIMVDADNIFKELANNLDDANSDFYSACTTETNTYSVNREYVGKVKNECMEPDRSNLMKCELKRHTTYPLKKRSGSGDVEIIDSHTFRLTVGDPTNNGTNDHGMGCYHKINFVEFELEDVRISSVTFERVWVDDVIQFTLNEEIVYQYVPTKSYWFNNGSCRDGDCTSYPDYDENGNWVHPYVDETGFPYQHTNCEFSSSRVFTTNTNITSQFEAARASNRGIVKFKMRLGVGGGGEGKATILVRTVDPIDPKEFIEQSPVGCAAELGWIQDPSTCDVFGSEGDQIYINPDCSNPLNQSGGQQGMMCSYGGWECVESEAAHIDDYDQFLIGLPINVPRPGQTSDGKACLKANAVNYECNPLPDQQICGQPYWPESNERVCTSFTEFNANIPDRCEPYRNNADCALIEQNPAFVDPITGRAYVQESVYECNTYTNGNYSYTMEEDICTGEMQCVGGDCRYSELEMNDDFAEAMATFKMLEDIKSNMECENPDDVSTCKVFNGEVSYCGIEQTGLGFNCCTLSAGQTNIFDYIKGVYHHYAMEQSLAGLASSGAGFGSWASSYPTPVTNTVTYVTDAVSAGWDFAVRNITGEVGEAAAEAATESLLDEIKGELMKKVADLLPDAIRDAIFDTVTEGTGSTATTTVSLNPAVSGAFATIMAVYAAYQLIKLGAMMISECDDLEMGMGMKLDQQQCIYASTSCHKDTPFGCLIKRKHYCCYPSPLGRIIMEQAAPQLNISLDPRNGQCSGMTLEQVSELDWDTIDLTEWENLIMASGLAVEHDDLNIDTLSSQAWMPNNDDAMNPVDLNQARFESTDADANLKETHDAATPGNLDCSVYPRPPVCDSPLSILDD from the coding sequence ATGTTTAATCGAATACTGACTCACTTTAGCTTGTTCGCGTTTCTGGTTCAGATCTTTCATGTTTCTTTTATCGGTGTGCTGTATGCATCTACCTCAACGGTCACCTACGCACAGAATATGTCACTTGATGAGATATACGGAAACTTTCAAACACCTACTTACAGCGGTGGTAATGCTACTGTAGGTGGTAACTCGCTAGGCAACTCAGAATTGTTTGGATTGGATGTTGAGCGTGTTGGATCAGAAGGGCAATTTGACGCATACCAAGCTTATCAAAATGAAAATAAACTGAGAGAGTCAGGACAAGGTGTTTCAGATAGGTTTTCGAATAACACCGTTGGTAGTGAGTCGGACTATGACGCTAAGGCTTACAACACATTAAAGCTGAATTATAACGACAATTACCAAAAACTAGAGTCCGATGACTCTATCATGGTCGATGCCGACAACATTTTTAAAGAGTTGGCCAATAACCTAGATGATGCCAATTCAGATTTTTATAGCGCTTGCACGACAGAAACAAATACGTACTCAGTAAACAGAGAGTATGTCGGGAAAGTCAAAAATGAATGCATGGAACCCGACCGTTCCAATCTAATGAAGTGTGAATTAAAACGACACACAACCTACCCTTTGAAAAAGCGCTCTGGTAGTGGCGATGTAGAAATTATCGACTCTCATACCTTTAGATTGACGGTAGGTGACCCTACTAACAACGGTACTAATGACCATGGGATGGGTTGTTACCACAAAATTAACTTTGTTGAATTTGAGCTAGAAGATGTTCGTATCAGTTCGGTGACGTTCGAGCGAGTGTGGGTGGATGATGTCATTCAGTTTACTCTCAATGAAGAAATCGTTTATCAATATGTACCCACTAAATCGTATTGGTTTAACAATGGCAGTTGTCGTGATGGCGATTGTACTTCATACCCTGATTACGATGAAAACGGCAATTGGGTGCATCCATATGTAGATGAGACTGGCTTTCCATATCAACACACTAACTGTGAATTCAGCTCCAGCCGAGTGTTTACTACAAATACCAACATAACAAGCCAATTTGAAGCTGCTCGTGCTTCTAATCGCGGAATCGTTAAATTCAAAATGCGTTTGGGTGTAGGCGGTGGAGGGGAAGGTAAAGCCACCATTCTCGTCCGTACTGTGGACCCAATTGACCCTAAAGAATTCATTGAGCAATCTCCAGTTGGTTGTGCTGCGGAACTCGGTTGGATTCAAGACCCTTCGACGTGTGATGTGTTTGGTAGCGAAGGCGATCAGATCTACATTAATCCAGACTGTAGTAACCCACTGAATCAGAGTGGTGGACAACAAGGCATGATGTGTAGCTACGGAGGATGGGAATGTGTGGAATCCGAAGCGGCGCATATCGATGATTATGATCAGTTCTTAATCGGTTTGCCTATTAACGTGCCTCGTCCGGGCCAAACGAGCGATGGTAAAGCGTGTTTAAAGGCCAATGCTGTCAACTACGAATGCAATCCTTTACCGGACCAACAGATTTGTGGTCAACCATACTGGCCAGAAAGCAATGAGAGGGTTTGCACTTCTTTCACTGAATTTAACGCCAATATTCCGGATCGCTGTGAGCCTTACAGAAATAATGCCGACTGTGCGTTAATTGAACAAAACCCAGCCTTTGTTGACCCTATAACGGGGCGAGCTTACGTCCAAGAGTCAGTCTACGAATGTAACACTTATACAAACGGAAACTATTCGTACACGATGGAGGAAGACATTTGCACGGGTGAAATGCAGTGTGTGGGTGGAGATTGCCGTTATTCAGAGCTTGAAATGAATGATGACTTTGCGGAAGCAATGGCGACGTTCAAGATGCTGGAAGACATTAAATCGAATATGGAATGTGAAAATCCAGATGATGTCTCCACCTGTAAAGTCTTCAATGGTGAAGTGTCATATTGCGGTATCGAGCAGACAGGGCTTGGTTTTAACTGCTGCACGCTATCCGCAGGACAAACCAATATCTTCGATTACATCAAAGGCGTCTATCATCACTATGCGATGGAACAATCTCTGGCTGGGTTGGCAAGCTCTGGTGCCGGATTCGGTTCCTGGGCATCTAGTTACCCAACTCCTGTTACCAATACCGTAACTTATGTGACCGATGCTGTGAGCGCTGGTTGGGATTTTGCTGTACGTAACATCACGGGTGAAGTCGGGGAGGCCGCAGCTGAGGCCGCAACAGAGAGTTTGCTCGATGAAATTAAAGGTGAATTGATGAAAAAGGTCGCAGACCTGCTGCCTGATGCAATCCGAGATGCGATCTTTGATACTGTGACGGAGGGAACCGGTTCGACTGCTACTACTACAGTGTCACTCAACCCAGCTGTCTCTGGCGCATTTGCAACTATTATGGCCGTTTATGCTGCCTATCAACTGATTAAGTTGGGTGCAATGATGATTTCGGAATGTGACGACCTTGAAATGGGCATGGGTATGAAGCTCGACCAACAACAATGCATATATGCCTCAACCAGTTGCCACAAAGACACTCCATTTGGCTGTCTCATAAAGCGTAAGCACTATTGCTGCTACCCGAGTCCATTGGGGCGTATCATCATGGAACAAGCGGCGCCTCAACTGAATATCAGCCTCGATCCGAGAAATGGACAATGTTCAGGCATGACGCTTGAACAAGTCAGCGAGTTGGATTGGGACACCATAGATTTAACCGAATGGGAAAATCTGATTATGGCTTCTGGACTTGCAGTAGAACATGACGATTTAAATATCGATACCCTGTCGAGCCAAGCTTGGATGCCAAACAATGATGATGCAATGAACCCTGTCGACCTTAACCAAGCACGTTTCGAGTCAACTGACGCCGACGCAAACTTGAAAGAGACACATGATGCAGCAACACCTGGTAACTTGGATTGCTCGGTATACCCTAGACCACCAGTGTGTGACTCACCATTATCGATTTTGGACGATTAG